A genome region from Glycine max cultivar Williams 82 chromosome 5, Glycine_max_v4.0, whole genome shotgun sequence includes the following:
- the LOC100783165 gene encoding ATP-dependent DNA helicase Q-like 5 has protein sequence MGVTAVELTNQLYDLKLMGEITYEMKDLAYCYRIIEVPTDLLSLSADNTRWLSEVENCKVRKMDAMFNAAYFALNLCDNMQGCGGANHTPCLQRKILDYFSGVDNADFCKKIGQSSPFLRADLKVFLQSNSHARFTPRAVARVMHGIASPAYPSTAWSKTHFWGRYTHIDFKEVMEAAKEELKNFVGKDTL, from the exons ATGGGGGTTACAGCAGTGGAATTAACAAATCAGTTATACGACCTGAAG TTGATGGGAGAAATAACTTACGAAATGAAGGACTTGGCCTACTGTTATAGGATCATTGAAGTCCCAACAGACCTGTTATCTCTATCAGCAGATAACACCCGATGGTTATCAGAAGTTGAAAATTGTAAG GTACGAAAAATGGATGCAATGTTTAATGCTGCATATTTTGCATTAAATCTATGTGATAATATGCAAGGTTGCGGTGGTGCCAATCATACACCATGCTTGCAAAGGAAAATATTGGATTACTTTTCTGGAGTTGATAATGCTGATTTCTGCAAGAAAATCGGTCAAAGCAG TCCTTTCCTGCGGGCAGATCTAAAG GTCTTTCTGCAGAGCAATTCACATGCTCGATTTACACCAAGAGCCGTTGCGAGGGTAATGCATGGAATTGCAAGTCCAGCTTATCCTTCAACAGCATGGAGTAAAACTCATTTCTG GGGAAGGTATACGCATATAGACTTTAAGGAGGTGATGGAAGCAGCAAAGGAAGAGCTTAAGAATTTTGTTGGAAAAGATACACTATAG
- the LOC102669400 gene encoding uncharacterized protein isoform X2 produces the protein MSLCFCSFQGYAFLDPFTLQIPILPNFLCLRLQPCILKPHQSLPITQSFLPLLLLQLLNPSSSSPLAAIGLQEGFGGPLFATALVFACIVMYDATGLRLQAGPQAEVIVGGILGLLTPIGLLRPVTKN, from the exons ATGAGTCTCTGTTTTTGTTCCTTCCAAGGCTATGCCTTCCTAGATCCCTTTACTTTACAGATTCCAATATTGCCAAACTTTCTTTGTTTGAGGCTGCAGCCATGCATTCTAAAACCTCATCAATCTCTTCCAATTACCCAATCATTTCTGCCATTGTTGCTTTTGCAATTGCTCAATCCATCAAGTTCTTCACCACTTG CTGCCATTGGATTGCAGGAAGGCTTTGGAGGACCTCTTTTTGCCACTGCCTTGGTTTTTGCTTGTATT GTGATGTATGATGCTACTGGTCTAAGATTGCAAGCAGGACCCCAAGCAGAG GTCATTGTCGGTGGGATACTTGGACTTTTAACACCTATTGGCCTTTTAAGACCTGTGACTAAGAATTGA
- the LOC102669400 gene encoding uncharacterized membrane protein YuiD isoform X1, translating into MHSKTSSISSNYPIISAIVAFAIAQSIKFFTTWLICKFKERRWNLKQLVGSGGMPSSHSATVTALAAAIGLQEGFGGPLFATALVFACIVMYDATGLRLQAGPQAEVIVGGILGLLTPIGLLRPVTKN; encoded by the exons ATGCATTCTAAAACCTCATCAATCTCTTCCAATTACCCAATCATTTCTGCCATTGTTGCTTTTGCAATTGCTCAATCCATCAAGTTCTTCACCACTTGGTTG ATATGCAAGTTTAAGGAAAGAAGATGGAATCTGAAGCAATTAGTTGGGTCTGGTGGAATGCCATCATCTCATTCAGCAACTGTCACTGCTCTTGCAGCTGCCATTGGATTGCAGGAAGGCTTTGGAGGACCTCTTTTTGCCACTGCCTTGGTTTTTGCTTGTATT GTGATGTATGATGCTACTGGTCTAAGATTGCAAGCAGGACCCCAAGCAGAG GTCATTGTCGGTGGGATACTTGGACTTTTAACACCTATTGGCCTTTTAAGACCTGTGACTAAGAATTGA
- the LOC100500158 gene encoding remorin C-terminal domain-containing protein isoform X1 — translation MRYVEDKGCYNNNGPTQETPNSSAMYSEFHKGKDATRVSNHHHRATMGKPTPSKWDDAQKWLVGLSKGGEKSHSKSKPRNSNADDLRLIAPVPQKEHDYSSSEKEEEENDACHDFMTNIISANAIAAQYEAEAKRVECDESNWGSNNNNNDNRFSGNTIQVQPICFRDMGTEMTPITSQEPSRTGTPIRATTPATRSPIHSGTSTPMRGQNGLQQVAEGGHGTTRKCGDQGSTSPCKKTHEDHQARKLSPLESRAMAWDEAERAKFMARFKREEVKIQAWENHQIRKAEMEMKKMEVKAERMKALAQERFANKLASTKRIAEEKRANAQVKLNDKALRTTERVEYIRRTGHVPSSFSFSFKLPSICW, via the exons ATGAGATACGTGGAGGACAAAGGGTGCTACAACAACAATGGACCAACACAAGAGACTCCAAATAGCAGTGCCATGTACTCAGAGTTTCACAAAGGAAAAGATGCTACTCGTGTCTCCAACCACCATCATCGAGCAACCATGGGAAAACCAACCCCTTCCAAGTGGGATGATGCACAAAAATGGCTCGTGGGGTTGTCAAAAGGTGGAGAGAAAAGCCACTCCAAAAGCAAGCCAAGAAACTCAAACGCAGATGATTTGAGACTCATAGCTCCTGTGCCACAGAAGGAGCATGATTACTCAAGTAGTGAGAAGGAAGAGGAGGAAAATGATGCTTGCCATGATTTCATGACTAATATTATTAGTGCTAATGCTATTGCTGCTCAATATGAAGCTGAAGCCAAAAGGGTAGAATGTGATGAGTCAAATTGGGgaagcaataataataataatgacaacAGGTTTTCAGGAAACACGATCCAAGTGCAACCAATATGTTTCAGAGACATGGGGACTGAGATGACACCGATTACTAGCCAAGAGCCTTCAAGAACTGGGACACCAATTAGAGCCACAACTCCTGCTACTAGAAGCCCAATTCATTCAGGGACTTCAACTCCAATGAGGGGTCAAAATGGGTTGCAACAAGTTGCTGAGGGTGGCCATGGCACTACTAGGAAGTGTGGAGATCAAGGATCAACAAGCCCTTGCAAGAAGACTCATGAAGATCATCAAGCTAGAAAATTGAGTCCTCTAGAAAGCCGTGCAATGGCTTGGGATGAGGCAGAACGTGCCAAATTTATGGCCAG gTTCAAGCGTGAAGAGGTGAAGATTCAAGCCTGGGAAAATCACCAGATAAGAAAAGCTGAAATggaaatgaagaaaatggag GTGAAAGCTGAGAGGATGAAAGCTTTGGCACAAGAAAGGTTTGCAAATAAACTGGCTTCGACTAAGAGGATAGCTGAAGAGAAACGAGCTAATGCACAAGTGAAGCTGAATGACAAAGCTTTGAGGACTACTGAAAGGGTTGAGTATATAAGAAGGACAGGACATGtgccttcttctttctctttcagCTTTAAGTTGCCTTCCATTTGCTGGTAG
- the LOC100500158 gene encoding remorin C-terminal domain-containing protein isoform X2, which yields MRYVEDKGCYNNNGPTQETPNSSAMYSEFHKGKDATRVSNHHHRATMGKPTPSKWDDAQKWLVGLSKGGEKSHSKSKPRNSNADDLRLIAPVPQKEHDYSSSEKEEEENDACHDFMTNIISANAIAAQYEAEAKRVECDESNWGSNNNNNDNRFSGNTIQVQPICFRDMGTEMTPITSQEPSRTGTPIRATTPATRSPIHSGTSTPMRGQNGLQQVAEGGHGTTRKCGDQGSTSPCKKTHEDHQARKLSPLESRAMAWDEAERAKFMARFKREEVKIQAWENHQIRKAEMEMKKMEAEDDGSSFHALLATGKSS from the exons ATGAGATACGTGGAGGACAAAGGGTGCTACAACAACAATGGACCAACACAAGAGACTCCAAATAGCAGTGCCATGTACTCAGAGTTTCACAAAGGAAAAGATGCTACTCGTGTCTCCAACCACCATCATCGAGCAACCATGGGAAAACCAACCCCTTCCAAGTGGGATGATGCACAAAAATGGCTCGTGGGGTTGTCAAAAGGTGGAGAGAAAAGCCACTCCAAAAGCAAGCCAAGAAACTCAAACGCAGATGATTTGAGACTCATAGCTCCTGTGCCACAGAAGGAGCATGATTACTCAAGTAGTGAGAAGGAAGAGGAGGAAAATGATGCTTGCCATGATTTCATGACTAATATTATTAGTGCTAATGCTATTGCTGCTCAATATGAAGCTGAAGCCAAAAGGGTAGAATGTGATGAGTCAAATTGGGgaagcaataataataataatgacaacAGGTTTTCAGGAAACACGATCCAAGTGCAACCAATATGTTTCAGAGACATGGGGACTGAGATGACACCGATTACTAGCCAAGAGCCTTCAAGAACTGGGACACCAATTAGAGCCACAACTCCTGCTACTAGAAGCCCAATTCATTCAGGGACTTCAACTCCAATGAGGGGTCAAAATGGGTTGCAACAAGTTGCTGAGGGTGGCCATGGCACTACTAGGAAGTGTGGAGATCAAGGATCAACAAGCCCTTGCAAGAAGACTCATGAAGATCATCAAGCTAGAAAATTGAGTCCTCTAGAAAGCCGTGCAATGGCTTGGGATGAGGCAGAACGTGCCAAATTTATGGCCAG gTTCAAGCGTGAAGAGGTGAAGATTCAAGCCTGGGAAAATCACCAGATAAGAAAAGCTGAAATggaaatgaagaaaatggag GCTGAAGATGATGGCTCATCTTTTCATGCCCTGTTAGCAACGGGAAAAAGCTCATGA
- the LOC100792524 gene encoding cyclin-dependent kinase G-2 isoform X1 has product MAAGRHGGYRENEFRERESKLEVSRRGGFANSKEDYDRVSNGGGDVVRGGSRDRVRVRQKDIKEREDVNGGGYRSSSSRSDSGSSGLGPRQCGFSVKSVDREPGELSSESGSDDATESEPGAKDTEVAMLEETRTQSPPAPERKRKFSPIVWDQDDKEVNESSRVRGSTSAVKGALPPPPPLPKVFCQLQSPNVPNGGVEIHLVKNRETEELQLNAASKVTLPSPSGLHSLPPKGRWDNDQEAEHPEGEDYIPTRNISSSRWAAGDNSPVDEGEILNDEEMPKRRRRVSPELLDGRLRNKLLSPEESKVEGIERARARSSESEERGVRGRTSSGDDFPGIESEKDDYMEIDAQGGESETSVSHSDTDSEDEDDGQETPEPPAQPQRAVNMLQGCRSVDEFERLNKIDEGTYGVVYRARDKKTGEIVALKKVKMEKEKEGFPLTSLREINILLSFHHPSIVDVKEVVVGSSLDSIFMVMEYMEHDLKGLMEAMKQPFSQSEVKCLMIQLLEGVKYLHDNWVLHRDLKTSNLLLNNRGDLKICDFGLARQYGSPLKPYTHLVVTLWYRAPELLLGAKQYSTAIDMWSLGCIMAELLSKEPLFNGKTEFDQLDKIFRILGTPNETIWPGFSKLPGVKVNFVKHQYNLLRKKFPATSFTGSPVLSDSGFDLLNKLLTYDPEKRITAEAALNHEWFREVPLPKSKEFMPTFPAQHAQDRRVRRIYKSPDPLEEQRRKELQQGETGTGGIFG; this is encoded by the exons ATGGCGGCTGGCAGACATGGCGGTTACCGCGAAAACGAGTTCAGAGAGCGCGAGTCAAAGTTGGAAGTTTCCAGACGCGGCGGATTCGCGAATTCGAAAGAGGATTACGATCGTGTTAGCAATGGTGGCGGTGATGTTGTGAGGGGTGGATCAAGGGATAGGGTTAGGGTGAGGCAGAAGGATATTAAGGAGAGGGAAGATGTTAATGGTGGTGGTTATCGATCCTCTTCGAGTAGGAGTGACTCTGGCAGCAGTGGCCTTGGTCCTCGCCAATGTGGTTTCTCTGTCAAGTCAGTTGATAGAGAGCCTGGTGAGCTTTCCAGTGAGAGTGGTTCTGATGATGCTACTGAATCAGAACCGGGTGCGAAAGACACCGAGGTTGCCATGTTGGAAGAAACCAGGACTCAGTCTCCGCCTGCGCCGGAGAGGAAAAGGAAGTTTTCACCCATAGTATGGGATCAGGATGACAAGGAAGTCAACGAGTCATCCAGAGTCAGGGGTTCCACTTCTGCGGTGAAGGGGGCGCTTCCTCCTCCACCTCCGTTGCCAAAGGTTTTCTGTCAGTTGCAGTCGCCGAATGTTCCAAATGGTGGAGTTGAAATACATCTTGTCAAGAACAGGGAAACTGAGGAACTTCAGTTGAATGCAGCATCTAAGGTTACCTTGCCCTCTCCTTCAGGTTTGCATTCATTGCCCCCGAAAGGGAGGTGGGATAATGATCAGGAAGCTGAACATCCAGAAGGTGAAGATTATATTCCAACTCGCAATATATCGTCTTCAAGATGGGCAGCTGGAGATAACTCTCCTGTTGATGAGGGTGAGATCCTCAATGATGAGGAAATGCCCAAACGAAGGAGGAGGGTGTCTCCTGAGTTATTGGATGGTAGACTAAGGAACAAGCTATTAAGCCCTGAGGAATCTAAGGTAGAAGGTATTGAAAGAGCTAGGGCCAGATCATCTGAATCTGAAGAAAGAGGTGTCCGTGGGAGAACTTCCAGTGGTGATGATTTTCCTGGTATTGAGTCAGAGAAGGATGACTACATGGAGATTGATGCTCAAGGTGGGGAAAGTGAAACCAGTGTCAGTCACTCAGACACGGAttctgaagatgaagatgatggcCAGGAGACTCCAGAACCTCCTGCTCAACCTCAAAGAgctgtcaacatgcttcagggTTGTAGAAGTGTTGATGAGTTTGAGAGACTTAACAAGATAGATGAAGGAACATACGGTGTTGTATATAGGGCTAGGGATAAAAAGACTGGAGAAATTGTAGCATTAAAGAAGGTCAAGatggagaaggaaaaagaaggcTTCCCACTGACTTCTCTTAGGGAAATAaacattcttctttcttttcaccacCCATCCATAGTTGATGTTAAAGAAGTAGTGGTAGGAAGTAGCCTTGATAGTATTTTCATGGTCATGGAATATATGGAACATGACCTTAAAGGACTAATGGAGGCAATGAAGCAACCTTTTAGCCAGAGTGAAGTGAAGTGCTTGATGATCCAGCTTTTAGAAGGTGTGAAGTATCTTCATGACAACTGGGTGCTTCATAGGGATTTAAAGACTTCAAACCTGCTTCTAAATAATAGGGGTGATctaaaaatttgtgattttggcTTGGCTCGTCAGTATGGGAGTCCTTTAAAGCCATATACGCATCTGGTGGTTACTCTTTGGTACAG GGCACCTGAACTTCTTCTGGGGGCAAAACAGTATTCAACAGCCATTGACATGTGGTCTTTAGGTTGTATAATGGCTGAGCTATTGTCTAAGGAGCCACTATTTAATGGGAAAACAGAGTTTGATCAACTTGACAAG ATTTTCCGGATTCTTGGCAcaccaaatgaaacaatttggcCTGGGTTCTCCAAATTACCTGGAGTCAAGGTCAATTTTGTCAAACACCA GTACAACCTCCTGCGTAAAAAGTTTCCTGCCACATCATTCACTGGATCTCCTGTTCTTTCTGATTCTGGATTTGATTTGTTGAACAAGCTTCTAACTTATGACCCTGAGAAG CGGATCACTGCCGAAGCTGCTCTAAATCATGAGTGGTTTCGTGAAGTTCCTCTCCCCAAAAGTAAAGAATTCATGCCTACATTTCCTGCTCAACATGCTCAGGACAG GCGTGTGCGGAGAATATACAAGAGTCCGGATCCTTTAGAGGAGCAGCGCCGGAAGGAGTTGCAGCAGGGTGAAACAGGGACTGGTGGAATTTTTGGCTAA
- the LOC100792524 gene encoding cyclin-dependent kinase G-2 isoform X2, with amino-acid sequence MAAGRHGGYRENEFRERESKLEVSRRGGFANSKEDYDRVSNGGGDVVRGGSRDRVRVRQKDIKEREDVNGGGYRSSSSRSDSGSSGLGPRQCGFSVKSVDREPGELSSESGSDDATESEPGAKDTEVAMLEETRTQSPPAPERKRKFSPIVWDQDDKEVNESSRVRGSTSAVKGALPPPPPLPKVFCQLQSPNVPNGGVEIHLVKNRETEELQLNAASKVTLPSPSGLHSLPPKGRWDNDQEAEHPEGEDYIPTRNISSSRWAAGDNSPVDEGEILNDEEMPKRRRRVSPELLDGRLRNKLLSPEESKVEGIERARARSSESEERGVRGRTSSGDDFPGIESEKDDYMEIDAQGGESETSVSHSDTDSEDEDDGQETPEPPAQPQRAVNMLQGCRSVDEFERLNKIDEGTYGVVYRARDKKTGEIVALKKVKMEKEKEGFPLTSLREINILLSFHHPSIVDVKEVVVGSSLDSIFMVMEYMEHDLKGLMEAMKQPFSQSEVKCLMIQLLEGVKYLHDNWVLHRDLKTSNLLLNNRGDLKICDFGLARQYGSPLKPYTHLVVTLWYRAPELLLGAKQYSTAIDMWSLGCIMAELLSKEPLFNGKTEFDQLDKIFRILGTPNETIWPGFSKLPGVKVNFVKHQLFQLWVVLVQPPA; translated from the exons ATGGCGGCTGGCAGACATGGCGGTTACCGCGAAAACGAGTTCAGAGAGCGCGAGTCAAAGTTGGAAGTTTCCAGACGCGGCGGATTCGCGAATTCGAAAGAGGATTACGATCGTGTTAGCAATGGTGGCGGTGATGTTGTGAGGGGTGGATCAAGGGATAGGGTTAGGGTGAGGCAGAAGGATATTAAGGAGAGGGAAGATGTTAATGGTGGTGGTTATCGATCCTCTTCGAGTAGGAGTGACTCTGGCAGCAGTGGCCTTGGTCCTCGCCAATGTGGTTTCTCTGTCAAGTCAGTTGATAGAGAGCCTGGTGAGCTTTCCAGTGAGAGTGGTTCTGATGATGCTACTGAATCAGAACCGGGTGCGAAAGACACCGAGGTTGCCATGTTGGAAGAAACCAGGACTCAGTCTCCGCCTGCGCCGGAGAGGAAAAGGAAGTTTTCACCCATAGTATGGGATCAGGATGACAAGGAAGTCAACGAGTCATCCAGAGTCAGGGGTTCCACTTCTGCGGTGAAGGGGGCGCTTCCTCCTCCACCTCCGTTGCCAAAGGTTTTCTGTCAGTTGCAGTCGCCGAATGTTCCAAATGGTGGAGTTGAAATACATCTTGTCAAGAACAGGGAAACTGAGGAACTTCAGTTGAATGCAGCATCTAAGGTTACCTTGCCCTCTCCTTCAGGTTTGCATTCATTGCCCCCGAAAGGGAGGTGGGATAATGATCAGGAAGCTGAACATCCAGAAGGTGAAGATTATATTCCAACTCGCAATATATCGTCTTCAAGATGGGCAGCTGGAGATAACTCTCCTGTTGATGAGGGTGAGATCCTCAATGATGAGGAAATGCCCAAACGAAGGAGGAGGGTGTCTCCTGAGTTATTGGATGGTAGACTAAGGAACAAGCTATTAAGCCCTGAGGAATCTAAGGTAGAAGGTATTGAAAGAGCTAGGGCCAGATCATCTGAATCTGAAGAAAGAGGTGTCCGTGGGAGAACTTCCAGTGGTGATGATTTTCCTGGTATTGAGTCAGAGAAGGATGACTACATGGAGATTGATGCTCAAGGTGGGGAAAGTGAAACCAGTGTCAGTCACTCAGACACGGAttctgaagatgaagatgatggcCAGGAGACTCCAGAACCTCCTGCTCAACCTCAAAGAgctgtcaacatgcttcagggTTGTAGAAGTGTTGATGAGTTTGAGAGACTTAACAAGATAGATGAAGGAACATACGGTGTTGTATATAGGGCTAGGGATAAAAAGACTGGAGAAATTGTAGCATTAAAGAAGGTCAAGatggagaaggaaaaagaaggcTTCCCACTGACTTCTCTTAGGGAAATAaacattcttctttcttttcaccacCCATCCATAGTTGATGTTAAAGAAGTAGTGGTAGGAAGTAGCCTTGATAGTATTTTCATGGTCATGGAATATATGGAACATGACCTTAAAGGACTAATGGAGGCAATGAAGCAACCTTTTAGCCAGAGTGAAGTGAAGTGCTTGATGATCCAGCTTTTAGAAGGTGTGAAGTATCTTCATGACAACTGGGTGCTTCATAGGGATTTAAAGACTTCAAACCTGCTTCTAAATAATAGGGGTGATctaaaaatttgtgattttggcTTGGCTCGTCAGTATGGGAGTCCTTTAAAGCCATATACGCATCTGGTGGTTACTCTTTGGTACAG GGCACCTGAACTTCTTCTGGGGGCAAAACAGTATTCAACAGCCATTGACATGTGGTCTTTAGGTTGTATAATGGCTGAGCTATTGTCTAAGGAGCCACTATTTAATGGGAAAACAGAGTTTGATCAACTTGACAAG ATTTTCCGGATTCTTGGCAcaccaaatgaaacaatttggcCTGGGTTCTCCAAATTACCTGGAGTCAAGGTCAATTTTGTCAAACACCA GCTTTTCCAACTTTGGGTGGTTCTG GTACAACCTCCTGCGTAA